The following coding sequences lie in one Saccharopolyspora hordei genomic window:
- a CDS encoding type II toxin-antitoxin system VapC family toxin, giving the protein MIYFDSSALIKLIAPEPESEALSQWVRERWEHPRVTSALSKVDVLRTFREVGPHAVDLAEIVISKIDHLPVKQDVLDAASGLRAQVGPVDAVHLASACKIKDGLVAYVSYDPALLAAAEDAGLATASPGAA; this is encoded by the coding sequence CATCGCCCCGGAGCCGGAGAGCGAGGCCCTGAGCCAGTGGGTCCGCGAGCGCTGGGAGCACCCGCGGGTCACCAGCGCCCTGTCCAAGGTCGACGTGCTGCGGACCTTCCGCGAGGTCGGCCCGCACGCCGTGGACCTGGCCGAGATCGTCATCTCCAAGATCGACCACCTGCCGGTGAAGCAGGACGTGCTGGACGCGGCCAGCGGGCTGCGGGCCCAGGTCGGACCGGTGGACGCGGTGCACCTGGCCTCGGCCTGCAAGATCAAGGACGGCCTGGTGGCCTACGTCTCCTACGACCCCGCCCTGCTCGCCGCGGCCGAGGACGCTGGTCTGGCCACCGCCTCTCCCGGCGCCGCGTGA